From a region of the Prosthecobacter debontii genome:
- a CDS encoding PSD1 and planctomycete cytochrome C domain-containing protein, with protein MRFFPVTLSAFTFAFAVVLPAEAATKLDFNRDIRPILSDNCFACHGFDAKKRKAGLRLDTAEGAYEAKDGEQAIKPGDPKLSTIIQRILSTDEDEVMPPPESHKKVTAQQVEILQRWIREGAEYQKHWAFEKPVKPAVPAIPGGAIRNPIDAFLQDRLAHEGLTASPEASKEILIRRVTLDLTGLPPTPAEVDAYLADNSPEAYEKVVSRLLKSERYGEHMARYWLDAARYADTHGLHLDNERSMWPYRDWVVRAFNADLPFDDFTRWQLAGDLLPNPTMEQQIASGFNRCNVTTSEGGSIPEEFTFRYAVDRTDTTVAVWMGLTAGCAVCHDHKYDPLSQKEFYSLYAFFNSAADPAMDGNILLTPPILRLSSTEQAKQLVELDQQIAAKQTEIQESIAKLTYTDPATQQPPPPVQTSEAVWFEDEFPTGVKVQSAGEPTRFISKKDGPVASGDRALQRTATAVAQDYFSGGITYDVPANGRITAQCFIDEKNPPSSIMIQFHVGGWNHRAYWGEEGAIPFGKVRTPERVKMGAMPKAGEWVKLDIPIDKVGLKPGMKVTGYAFTQFGGTVTWDRMTMSSRVDPAKDPQWSWSQWIAKNQGRRVAELPQDLQMLVRGKKATEWTPEETKRLQHWWFENEYQGAREIVQGVRGQKLALESKRKALEDVIPATFIMADLPEPRESFVMERGQYDKPGEKVRRGTPAIFPPLTTKAGAEPTRLDLANWLLSPEHPLTARVEVNRLWQQFFGTGLVKTSNDFGSQGEPPSHPELLDWLAVTFRESGWDMKAFVKLLVTSHAYRQSAEVQPEVLQKDPENRLLARGPRFRADAEVVRDSALFVSGLLSPKIGGKGVRPYQPENIWEPVGFGGSNTRNYVQDTGESLYRRSLYTFWKRTAPPPSMTTFDAPNRESYCLRRERSNTPLQALNLMNDVQYFEAARHFAEELLKTPNLTRDSRISLAFRKVTSRYPTAQEAQIIGETLDQHLAAYQSRPEEAKQVIAYGESKADTSLPADQLAAWTLVTNLLLNLDEMVTK; from the coding sequence ATGCGTTTCTTTCCTGTCACCCTTTCCGCTTTCACTTTCGCCTTCGCCGTGGTGCTGCCTGCTGAGGCGGCCACGAAGCTCGATTTCAATCGAGACATCCGCCCCATCCTCAGTGACAACTGCTTTGCCTGCCATGGGTTCGATGCCAAGAAGCGGAAAGCAGGTCTGCGACTGGATACGGCAGAAGGGGCGTATGAAGCGAAGGATGGGGAACAAGCGATCAAACCCGGCGACCCCAAGCTGAGCACGATCATCCAGCGCATCCTGAGCACGGATGAGGATGAGGTGATGCCACCGCCGGAGTCGCACAAGAAAGTGACCGCGCAGCAGGTGGAGATCCTGCAACGCTGGATTCGTGAAGGGGCGGAGTATCAGAAGCACTGGGCCTTTGAAAAACCAGTGAAGCCTGCGGTGCCTGCCATTCCAGGCGGGGCGATCCGCAACCCAATCGACGCCTTTCTCCAAGATCGGCTGGCGCATGAGGGGCTCACCGCCAGTCCTGAAGCCTCCAAGGAAATCCTGATCCGACGAGTGACGCTGGACCTGACAGGCCTGCCGCCCACGCCCGCGGAGGTGGATGCCTATTTGGCCGATAACAGCCCGGAGGCTTATGAAAAAGTGGTGAGCCGCCTGCTGAAGTCGGAACGCTATGGCGAGCACATGGCGCGTTATTGGTTAGACGCGGCCCGTTATGCCGATACGCACGGTCTGCATCTGGACAATGAACGCAGCATGTGGCCGTATCGTGACTGGGTGGTGCGGGCGTTCAATGCGGATCTGCCCTTTGACGACTTCACGCGCTGGCAGCTGGCCGGGGATCTTTTACCCAACCCGACCATGGAGCAGCAGATCGCTTCAGGGTTCAATCGCTGCAATGTCACCACCAGTGAAGGCGGGTCCATTCCGGAAGAATTTACATTTCGTTATGCCGTGGATCGCACGGACACCACGGTAGCGGTGTGGATGGGCCTCACCGCAGGCTGCGCGGTGTGTCATGATCACAAGTATGATCCGCTGAGCCAGAAGGAATTTTACTCTCTCTACGCCTTCTTCAATAGCGCTGCCGATCCCGCCATGGATGGCAACATCCTGCTGACTCCGCCCATCCTGCGCCTCTCAAGCACGGAACAGGCAAAGCAACTGGTGGAGCTGGATCAGCAGATCGCCGCGAAACAGACGGAGATTCAGGAGTCCATTGCCAAACTCACCTACACCGACCCCGCCACGCAGCAGCCACCACCGCCGGTGCAGACCAGTGAGGCGGTGTGGTTTGAAGATGAGTTTCCCACCGGCGTGAAGGTGCAGAGTGCGGGTGAACCCACACGCTTCATCAGCAAGAAAGACGGCCCCGTGGCCAGTGGTGACCGCGCTCTGCAACGCACGGCCACCGCCGTGGCTCAGGATTACTTCAGCGGTGGCATCACCTATGACGTGCCGGCCAATGGCCGCATCACCGCCCAGTGCTTCATCGATGAAAAGAATCCGCCGTCCTCCATCATGATTCAGTTTCATGTGGGCGGGTGGAATCATCGTGCCTACTGGGGTGAAGAAGGTGCCATTCCCTTTGGCAAAGTGCGCACGCCGGAGCGCGTGAAGATGGGCGCGATGCCGAAAGCCGGGGAGTGGGTGAAGCTGGACATCCCGATTGATAAAGTGGGGCTGAAACCCGGCATGAAGGTCACCGGCTATGCCTTCACCCAATTCGGCGGCACGGTCACCTGGGACCGCATGACGATGAGTTCGCGGGTTGATCCCGCCAAAGATCCGCAGTGGTCGTGGAGTCAGTGGATCGCAAAGAATCAGGGTCGCCGTGTGGCGGAGCTGCCGCAGGATCTGCAAATGCTGGTCCGAGGCAAAAAGGCCACCGAATGGACACCGGAAGAGACGAAGCGTCTCCAGCACTGGTGGTTTGAAAACGAGTATCAAGGCGCGCGTGAGATCGTGCAGGGCGTGCGCGGGCAGAAGCTGGCGCTCGAATCGAAACGCAAGGCTTTAGAAGACGTCATCCCGGCCACCTTCATCATGGCGGATCTACCCGAGCCTCGTGAAAGCTTCGTGATGGAGCGCGGGCAGTATGACAAGCCGGGGGAAAAAGTCCGCCGCGGCACACCCGCCATCTTCCCGCCGCTGACCACGAAAGCGGGCGCTGAACCCACCCGCCTGGATCTGGCCAACTGGCTGCTTTCCCCTGAGCATCCGCTGACGGCCCGAGTCGAGGTCAATCGTCTCTGGCAGCAGTTCTTCGGCACCGGTTTGGTGAAAACCAGCAACGACTTTGGCTCTCAAGGTGAACCTCCAAGTCATCCCGAGTTGCTGGATTGGCTGGCGGTCACTTTCCGGGAAAGCGGCTGGGACATGAAGGCCTTTGTGAAGCTGCTGGTGACCTCCCATGCCTACAGGCAGAGTGCGGAAGTCCAGCCCGAGGTGCTGCAAAAAGATCCTGAAAACCGGCTGCTGGCCCGTGGCCCGCGATTCCGTGCCGATGCCGAGGTGGTGCGAGATAGCGCCCTCTTCGTCAGTGGTCTGCTGAGCCCGAAGATCGGCGGCAAAGGGGTGCGCCCGTATCAGCCGGAGAACATCTGGGAGCCGGTCGGTTTCGGCGGCAGCAACACCCGCAATTATGTGCAGGACACCGGCGAATCTCTCTACCGACGCAGTCTCTACACCTTCTGGAAGCGCACCGCTCCCCCGCCCTCCATGACCACCTTCGACGCGCCTAACCGCGAGTCTTACTGCCTGCGTCGAGAACGCAGCAACACCCCGCTCCAGGCGCTGAACCTGATGAACGATGTGCAGTATTTCGAGGCCGCGCGTCATTTTGCCGAGGAGCTTTTAAAAACACCGAACCTCACGCGAGATAGCCGCATCAGCCTGGCCTTCCGCAAGGTCACCAGCCGATACCCCACGGCTCAGGAAGCCCAGATCATTGGCGAGACCCTGGATCAACACCTCGCAGCCTATCAGTCGCGCCCCGAAGAGGCGAAGCAGGTCATCGCCTACGGTGAATCCAAAGCCGATACCTCCCTGCCTGCCGATCAACTCGCCGCCTGGACTCTGGTAACGAATCTCCTGCTGAATCTGGATGAGATGGTGACGAAGTAG
- a CDS encoding AGE family epimerase/isomerase: MNPLTHAEGRRQLAAFYRDTLLHDVMPFWLKHGMDAEHDGIMTALDRDGSLLDTDKSIWFQGRAGWMFATLFNTLAPDRAFFDAAGSCLAFLEKHGYATDGKLFFTVTREGKPLRMRRYVYSEAFSAIANASYAKASGDERYADAARRDFAFYLRHSFEPGFMTPKVDSTTRPMVGIGALMIGIVTAQELRANLDHFEVGGRTATEWIDLFILDIQRLFFKPDLEVVMETVAPDGRLLDHLEGRLLNPGHAIECAWFILHEGRLRGEKGYIQLGLRMLDCMWKRGWDQEMGGLFYYRDVDDKPVQEYWHDMKFWWNHNETIIATLLAHEVTGDAKYAEMHRQVHDWSFKHFPDPEYGEWYGYLHRDGRVSQQAKGNMFKGPFHLPRMLWYCTQLLEEQDEKRG; this comes from the coding sequence ATGAATCCTCTGACCCATGCGGAAGGTCGCCGTCAACTGGCGGCCTTTTATCGAGATACACTGCTCCATGATGTGATGCCGTTTTGGCTGAAGCACGGCATGGATGCAGAGCATGATGGCATCATGACGGCGCTGGATCGGGATGGCAGCCTTTTGGATACGGACAAGAGCATTTGGTTCCAGGGACGTGCGGGCTGGATGTTTGCCACCCTGTTTAACACGCTGGCTCCGGATCGGGCCTTCTTTGATGCCGCAGGATCGTGTCTCGCCTTTCTGGAGAAGCATGGCTATGCCACGGATGGTAAGCTCTTCTTCACGGTGACACGTGAGGGCAAGCCCCTGCGCATGCGCCGCTATGTGTATAGCGAGGCCTTCTCCGCCATTGCCAATGCCTCCTATGCCAAGGCCTCGGGGGATGAGCGCTATGCGGATGCCGCCCGGCGCGACTTTGCCTTTTATCTGAGGCATTCGTTTGAGCCAGGATTCATGACGCCCAAGGTGGACTCCACCACTCGGCCCATGGTGGGGATCGGAGCCTTGATGATCGGCATCGTGACGGCTCAGGAACTGCGTGCCAATCTGGATCACTTCGAGGTGGGGGGACGCACGGCCACGGAGTGGATCGATCTCTTCATCCTGGATATCCAGCGCTTGTTCTTTAAACCCGACCTGGAGGTGGTGATGGAAACCGTCGCGCCGGATGGACGCTTGCTGGATCATCTGGAAGGGCGGTTGCTCAATCCCGGGCATGCCATCGAGTGCGCCTGGTTCATTCTCCATGAAGGTCGGCTTCGAGGGGAGAAGGGCTACATTCAGCTCGGGTTACGCATGCTGGATTGCATGTGGAAACGTGGCTGGGATCAGGAGATGGGCGGCCTGTTTTACTATCGTGATGTGGATGACAAACCGGTGCAGGAATATTGGCATGACATGAAATTCTGGTGGAATCACAACGAAACCATCATCGCCACGCTGCTGGCCCATGAGGTGACTGGCGACGCCAAATATGCGGAGATGCATCGTCAGGTGCATGACTGGAGTTTCAAACACTTCCCCGATCCCGAATACGGCGAGTGGTATGGCTATCTGCACCGCGACGGTCGTGTCTCCCAGCAAGCGAAGGGCAACATGTTCAAAGGCCCGTTTCACCTGCCGCGCATGCTGTGGTATTGCACGCAGTTGTTGGAGGAGCAAGACGAGAAGAGGGGATGA
- a CDS encoding NAD(P)H-dependent glycerol-3-phosphate dehydrogenase codes for MPTLPYSNALVIGAGSWGTALAAVLAERGLQVQFWGRDPVLMEEIQTTRRNTRYLPGLVLADSIQAISDLEALRPADLVMFVVPSKAVRETAAIMVAHPALQQTQVVISCAKGVELETGKRLTQILAESFTHTPLAVLTGPNHAEEVSQRMATAAVVACDQENIARDVQTCFTLPWFRSYTSDDVTGVEWAGAMKNPYAIAAGIALGLKLGDNAIAALVTRALAEMVRMGSAMGGRPESFMGLGGVGDLMATCYSQHSRNHRVGRLLGEGMPLQEIMSSTRMVAEGVPNTASLHQAARAKGVRTPLLDEIYAMLYEAKPAREAMRTLLSRDPRAETE; via the coding sequence ATGCCCACCCTTCCCTATTCCAACGCCCTTGTCATCGGAGCCGGTAGCTGGGGCACTGCCCTGGCCGCAGTGCTGGCCGAGCGCGGCCTGCAGGTTCAATTCTGGGGTCGCGATCCGGTGCTGATGGAGGAGATCCAGACCACCCGCCGAAACACGCGCTATCTGCCCGGCCTCGTGCTGGCCGATTCCATCCAGGCGATCTCGGATCTGGAGGCTCTGCGTCCTGCCGATCTGGTGATGTTTGTGGTGCCTTCCAAGGCCGTTCGTGAAACCGCAGCGATCATGGTCGCGCATCCCGCGCTCCAGCAGACTCAGGTGGTCATTTCCTGTGCCAAAGGCGTGGAACTGGAAACCGGCAAACGTCTCACGCAGATCCTCGCCGAGTCCTTTACCCACACACCTCTGGCCGTGCTCACGGGTCCAAATCATGCCGAAGAGGTTTCCCAACGCATGGCCACCGCCGCCGTTGTGGCCTGTGACCAGGAAAACATCGCCCGCGATGTGCAGACCTGCTTCACCCTGCCCTGGTTCCGCAGTTACACCAGCGACGACGTCACAGGAGTGGAATGGGCCGGAGCCATGAAGAACCCCTACGCCATCGCCGCAGGCATCGCCCTGGGGCTGAAGCTGGGGGACAACGCCATCGCCGCCCTCGTCACCCGTGCCCTAGCCGAGATGGTGCGCATGGGCAGCGCGATGGGGGGCCGCCCCGAGTCCTTCATGGGCCTCGGCGGTGTCGGCGATCTCATGGCCACCTGCTACTCCCAGCATAGCCGCAACCATCGCGTGGGGCGACTCCTCGGCGAAGGCATGCCGCTCCAGGAAATCATGTCCAGCACGCGCATGGTGGCCGAAGGCGTGCCCAACACCGCCAGCCTCCACCAAGCCGCCCGCGCTAAAGGCGTCCGCACCCCCCTGCTGGATGAAATCTACGCCATGCTCTACGAAGCCAAACCCGCCCGTGAAGCCATGCGCACCCTACTCTCCCGCGATCCCCGGGCGGAGACGGAGTAG